From one Eucalyptus grandis isolate ANBG69807.140 chromosome 9, ASM1654582v1, whole genome shotgun sequence genomic stretch:
- the LOC104418599 gene encoding patatin-like protein 2, which translates to MGGICSLLKTERQPPANGKLITILSIDGGGVRGIIPGVILAYLEAQLQERDGPDSRIANYFDIIAGTSTGGLVTAMITAPKDNRPIYAACDIKDFYYEHCPEIFPYKNCDNFIFKLRSSAEAVKGPKYDGTELHSTVNKLLKGITLSQTLTNVVIPAFDIKRLQPVIFSTIDAKKDPLKNARLADVCLGTSAAPTLLPAHFFQTTDKNGNIRSFDLVDGGVAANNPTLVALNLVRRENLSQNELFKGINLRDTDQILVLSLGTGTTKNEEKYSATEAAKWGLLPWINYNGSTPIIDIFNEACSDMVDIHLSTHFQSLKCQKNYLRIQDDTLTGKESSLDNSTRENLERLVEIGEKLLQKRVSRVNLETGKFEKIEGEGTNGDALRRFAIRLSEERKRRNK; encoded by the exons atgggGGGAATATGTTCGTTGTTGAAAACTGAAAGGCAGCCTCCGGCGAATGGAAAACTCATCACAATCCTCAGTATTGACGGTGGAGGAGTCCGAGGAATCATTCCGGGGGTCATTCTCGCTTACCTCGAAGCACAACTTCAG GAACGGGATGGACCGGATTCAAGAATCGCAAATTACTTTGACATAATTGCTGGGACAAGCACGGGTGGATTGGTGACAGCCATGATTACAGCACCAAAGGACAATCGTCCAATCTATGCAGCCTGTGACATTAAGGATTTTTACTATGAGCATTGTCCTGAAATATTTCCTTATAAAAA TTGCGATAACTTTATATTCAAACTTAGAAGCTCGGCAGAAGCAGTCAAGGGGCCAAAGTATGACGGGACTGAGTTGCATTCCACAGTCAATAAGCTGCTCAAAGGAATTACACTCAGTCAAACCTTGACCAACGTCGTCATCCCGGCTTTCGATATCAAGCGTCTCCAACCAGTCATCTTCTCTACCATCGAC GCGAAAAAGGATCCTCTGAAGAATGCGCGGTTGGCAGATGTTTGCCTTGGCACCTCCGCAGCTCCTACATTACTCCCGGCGCACTTCTTCCAGACTACAGACAAGAACGGAAACATCCGTAGCTTCGATCTCGTTGATGGTGGGGTCGCTGCAAATAATCCA ACCCTAGTTGCTCTGAACCTCGTTAGGAGAGAGAACCTATCGCAAAACGAATTGTTCAAGGGCATAAATCTAAGAGATACCGATCAAATACTAGTGCTGTCACTTGGTACTGGTACGACCAAGAATGAAGAGAAGTATAGTGCGACCGAGGCCGCTAAATGGGGACTCCTACCCTGGATCAATTACAATGGTTCGACTCCAATAATCGATATCTTCAATGAAGCATGTTCCGATATGGTCGATATTCACTTGTCTACTCACTTCCAATCcttaaaatgccaaaaaaattaccTCCGAATTCAG GATGACACCTTGACTGGAAAAGAATCATCGCTTGATAATTCGACCCGCGAGAATCTAGAGAGGCTCGTGGAAATAGGGGAGAAGCTATTGCAGAAACGAGTGTCAAGGGTAAACTTGGAGACCGGTAAGTTTGAAAAGATTGAAGGAGAAGGCACCAATGGAGATGCGCTTAGGCGCTTTGCAATTCGGCTCTCTGAAGAAAGGAAGAGGCGAAACAAATAG
- the LOC104418600 gene encoding patatin-like protein 2 has translation MARSGSPTGKMVTVLSIDGGGVRGIIPGTILANLESILQELEPNRRDLRIADYFDIIAGTSTGGLITAMITAPNENNRPKFPACEINKIYFKSCPKIFPQKCRNKMMNSIISWVGALMGPKHDGKKLKSLVEDMLGATTLSQTLTNVVIPTFDIKLLQPVIFSTDAARTNPLKNARLADVCMGTSAAPIFLPPYYFKTEDKNEERHFNLIDGGVAANNPALVALSHINREIFSQNGECKDKNPGQIDRILVLSLGTGAAHNKGKYSAAKAARWGLINWNVDHGFTPLFDIFNDVISDMVDIYLSSLFRFFKCEQNYLRIQDDTLTGEESLVDAATPENLHRLEEIGQKLLQKPESRVNLETGKFEETEKHRTNEDALREFAERLVNERKRREEEEKKTSSNLYIQK, from the exons ATGGCGAGAAGTGGATCTCCGACGGGGAAGATGGTGACAGTCCTGAGTATCGACGGAGGTGGTGTAAGAGGGATCATTCCTGGCACGATCCTTGCCAATCTCGAATCCATACTTCAA GAATTGGAACCAAACAGAAGGGACCTGAGAATTGCAGATTATTTCGACATAATTGCTGGCACAAGCACGGGTGGGTTGATCACGGCCATGATTACAGCACCAAATGAGAACAACCGTCCGAAGTTTCCAGCCTGTGAAATCAATAAAATTTACTTTAAGAGTTGTCCTAAAATATTTCCCCAGAAATG TCGCAATAAGATGATGAATTCAATAATAAGCTGGGTAGGCGCACTCATGGGGCCAAAGCATGACGGGAAGAAGTTGAAATCCCTGGTCGAAGATATGCTCGGTGCCACCACTCTAAGTCAGACCTTGACCAACGTCGTCATCCCGACTTTCGACATCAAGCTTCTCCAACCAGTCATCTTCTCTACCGACGCC GCAAGAACGAATCCTTTAAAGAATGCGCGGTTGGCGGATGTTTGCATGGGCACCTCCGCAGCTCCCATATTCCTCCCGCCGTACTACTTCAAGACCGAAGACAAGAACGAGGAGCGTCACTTCAATCTCATCGATGGTGGGGTTGCAGCAAATAATCCC GCCTTAGTTGCTCTCAGCCACATTAATAGAGAGATTTTCTCGCAAAACGGAGAGTGCAAGGACAAAAATCCAGGACAAATCGATCGAATATTAGTGCTATCACTCGGTACTGGTGCGGCTCACAATAAAGGGAAGTATAGTGCGGCCAAGGCCGCTAGATGGGGACTTATCAATTGGAACGTTGACCATGGTTTCACTCCGTTGTTCGACATCTTCAACGACGTGATCTCTGATATGGTCGATATTTACTTGTCTAGTCTCTTCCGATTCTTCAAATGCGAGCAAAATTACCTCCGGATTCAG GATGACACCTTGACCGGAGAAGAATCATTGGTTGATGCTGCGACCCCGGAGAATCTACATAGGCTGGAGGAAATAGGGCAGAAGCTATTGCAAAAACCGGAGTCAAGGGTAAACTTGGAGACCGGTAAATTCGAAGAGACTGAAAAACATCGCACCAATGAAGACGCACTTCGGGAATTTGCAGAACGGCTCGTTAatgaaaggaagagaagagaagaggaagagaagaaaacaagtagCAATTTGTACATCCAAAAATGA